The Catharus ustulatus isolate bCatUst1 chromosome 26, bCatUst1.pri.v2, whole genome shotgun sequence genome has a window encoding:
- the TMEM200B gene encoding transmembrane protein 200B: protein MTAESAKSKGPMRDPEQGGPKVPVPPAPPRHRGRRLRHKPPTEPPLKGQLRMRSPAGAFVMVGISVVLVGMTIAVVGYWPHRGHGGTGASTGNTSTVGDMRREVAAGRHMPHSEKLKLIGPVIMGIGLFIFICANTMLYENRDMETRQLMQKGLYGLTVGLPEGTGPEDRHCQCGDRQPFPKANAECVEGCYQVDLSCQPCPTPSSKLSDCYGPNRLHTMAEFLQHPAASPAASVHSLRSTEVSLSLPCRPGAESLLSSAVGALALPIIKLNNCLLDGAARGTGGGAGKGPAEHPLKTPHISQAPLAVGDSTMPCGQDGAGAGGDGGRVVINMDDRRPGAEPLVELSPDVHLHTPGHSKSLDLGRTGVLLLAPIKDRKNRSWPRLDHVSLVGYAKLESTGESSDQLLEPSEPPSQGEHRPTSWVVGVEQGTRV, encoded by the coding sequence ATGACTGCGGAGAGCGCCAAGTCCAAGGGGCCCATGCGGGATCCAGAGCAGGGGGGGCCCAAGGTGCCAGTGCCCCCTGCCCCCCCGCGGCACCGGGGCCGCCGCCTGCGGCACAAGCCCCCGACAGAGCCCCCGCTGAAAGGGCAACTCCGCATGCGCTCGCCAGCGGGAGCCTTTGTCATGGTGGGCATCTCAGTGGTCCTGGTGGGCATGACCATTGCTGTGGTGGGCTACTGGCCTCACCGGGGCCATGGGGGCActggggccagcacagggaacaCCAGCACGGTGGGGGACATGAGGAGGGAGGTGGCAGCCGGGCGCCACATGCCCCACAGCGAGAAGCTGAAGCTGATTGGCCCTGTCATCATGGGCATTGGGCTCTTCATTTTCATCTGCGCCAACACAATGCTCTACGAGAACAGGGACATGGAGACCCGGCAGCTGATGCAGAAGGGACTCTACGGCCTGACAGTGGGGCTGCCTGAGGGGACTGGCCCTGAAGACAGGCACTGCCAGTGTGGGGACAGACAGCCCTTCCCCAAGGCCAACGCTGAGTGTGTAGAGGGCTGTTACCAGGTGGACctgtcctgccagccctgccccacacccAGCAGCAAGTTGTCTGACTGCTACGGCCCCAACCGGCTCCACACCATGGCCGAGTTCCTGCAGCACCCGGCAGCTTCCCCTGCGGCCTCTGTCCACAGCCTCCGCTCCACCGAGGTCAGCCTGAGCCTCCCGTGCCGCCCTGGAGCCGAGTCCCTTCTGTCTTCGGCTGTGGGGGCCTTGGCACTGCCCATCATCAAGCTCAACAACTGTTTGCTGGATGGGGCAGCACGGGGGACTGGTGGGGGGGCAGGGAAGGGccctgctgagcatcccctcAAAACACCACACATCTCCCAGGCTCCACTTGCCGTTGGTGACAGCACCATGCCCTGCGGCCAGgatggtgctggtgctggtggtgaTGGTGGCCGTGTTGTCATCAACATGGATGACAGGCGTCCTGGCGCAGAGCCGCTGGTGGAGCTCAGCCCTGATGTGCACCTCCACACCCCGGGACATTCCAAATCCCTGGACCTTGGCCGGacaggggtgctgctgctggcccccaTCAAGGACCGTAAGAACCGGAGCTGGCCTCGGCTGGACCATGTCAGCCTTGTGGGCTATGCCAAACTGGAAAGTACTGGCGAGTCCTCGGaccagctgctggagcccagtGAGCCCCCAAGCCAGGGTGAGCACCGACCCACCTCCTGGGTGGTGGGAGTGGAACAAGGCACACGGGTCTGA